The following proteins come from a genomic window of Edaphobacter sp. 4G125:
- a CDS encoding D-arabinono-1,4-lactone oxidase, whose protein sequence is MDKREFLKTSGAFAAITLLPGFSPAESNDMAHRTNWSGNLTYHTDKLFEPSSVAELQQVVKDHPSIRPLGTRHAFNGIADSTQAQVSLSKFKDISIDEKTRTVTVGAGVRYGDIAPVIDAKGFALHNLASLPHISVPGAIATGTHGSGIHNGNLSTSVAAIEFVDANGDLHTLSRADGDKFNGAVVNLGLLGVMTKVTLNLEPTFQVAQTVYTDLPFSELEHHFDDIFDAGYSVSIFTDWQHGRATELWLKRRVKPGEKLDTPALFYNAKLATKNLHPIPALDPVNCTPQMNKPGPWYERLPHFRMNFTPSSGEELQTEYFVPRAQAYQAIRAVETLHERITPHLLTTELRTIAADNLWMSMAYQRDSLAIHFTWKRQWPEVQKILPLIEAKLAPFNPRPHWAKLFTLKAAQLRAVYPKMANFKTLVQQYDPKGKFRNEFITTELYS, encoded by the coding sequence ATGGATAAACGCGAATTTCTGAAAACCTCCGGCGCATTCGCCGCAATCACCCTCTTACCCGGTTTTTCTCCTGCTGAATCCAACGATATGGCGCATAGAACCAACTGGTCAGGAAACCTTACCTACCACACCGACAAACTCTTCGAACCCTCCTCCGTTGCCGAGCTCCAGCAGGTCGTCAAGGACCATCCCAGCATCCGCCCCCTTGGCACCCGCCATGCCTTTAACGGAATCGCCGACAGCACCCAGGCCCAGGTTTCGCTCAGCAAGTTCAAAGACATCTCCATCGACGAGAAGACTCGTACCGTCACGGTCGGTGCCGGGGTCCGCTATGGCGACATCGCTCCGGTCATCGACGCCAAGGGATTTGCCCTGCATAACCTCGCCTCCCTGCCGCATATCTCTGTCCCTGGCGCGATCGCGACCGGGACCCATGGCTCCGGAATCCACAACGGCAATCTCTCCACCTCCGTCGCTGCCATCGAGTTTGTTGATGCCAACGGCGATCTCCACACCCTCTCCCGCGCCGATGGCGATAAGTTCAACGGAGCCGTCGTCAACCTCGGCCTGCTTGGCGTTATGACGAAAGTGACCCTCAACCTCGAGCCTACCTTCCAGGTTGCCCAGACCGTCTATACCGATCTACCCTTCAGCGAACTGGAGCATCACTTCGACGACATCTTCGACGCAGGTTACTCCGTCAGCATCTTCACCGACTGGCAACACGGCCGCGCCACCGAGCTCTGGCTCAAACGCCGTGTTAAGCCTGGAGAAAAGCTCGACACGCCAGCCCTCTTCTACAACGCGAAGCTCGCTACAAAGAATCTCCACCCCATCCCCGCGCTAGACCCCGTCAACTGTACCCCGCAGATGAACAAGCCCGGCCCCTGGTACGAGCGCCTGCCGCACTTCCGCATGAACTTTACCCCCTCCAGCGGCGAGGAGCTCCAGACCGAATACTTCGTTCCCCGCGCCCAGGCCTACCAGGCCATCCGCGCCGTCGAGACACTCCACGAGCGCATCACTCCCCACCTGCTTACGACCGAGCTGCGCACCATCGCCGCTGACAATCTCTGGATGAGCATGGCCTACCAGCGTGACTCCCTCGCTATCCATTTCACTTGGAAACGTCAGTGGCCCGAAGTTCAGAAGATTCTTCCGCTCATCGAAGCCAAACTTGCCCCCTTCAATCCACGCCCCCACTGGGCCAAGCTCTTTACCCTCAAAGCTGCGCAGCTTCGAGCTGTCTATCCGAAGATGGCTAATTTCAAAACACTCGTGCAGCAATACGACCCTAAAGGCAAGTTCCGCAACGAGTTCATCACAACGGAGCTTTACTCTTGA
- a CDS encoding SDR family oxidoreductase, translating into MSGRIQSTMTEELKGQLAVVTGAARGIGAAISKRLASMGATIILVARDKSRLQKVQQEIAAAGGTAHTAELDLLDESSIVSLARTVETQHHRCDILINNAGIGYAGKSLIEMPSADWDTLMGTNLRGPYLMVRALAPLMIRARSGHIVNISSLAGHNPLPNGAAYAASKWGLNGLTYSLAEELRPHNIRVSVIAPGSVNTGFSHSNKDPNKKLQPEDVANVVAMLVTQAPQSFVSEVLMRPTQKP; encoded by the coding sequence TTGAGTGGTCGCATCCAATCCACTATGACCGAAGAACTTAAAGGACAACTCGCCGTCGTCACCGGAGCCGCACGCGGCATTGGTGCAGCCATCAGCAAACGGCTCGCCTCCATGGGAGCCACCATCATCCTTGTTGCACGCGATAAATCGCGTCTGCAAAAGGTTCAGCAGGAAATCGCCGCCGCAGGTGGCACAGCCCACACCGCTGAGCTTGATCTCCTCGACGAGTCTTCTATTGTCTCTCTCGCCAGAACGGTCGAGACCCAACACCATCGATGCGACATTCTCATCAACAACGCCGGGATCGGATATGCAGGCAAATCCCTCATCGAGATGCCCTCTGCCGATTGGGACACGCTAATGGGAACCAACCTCCGTGGTCCTTACCTAATGGTTCGCGCGTTGGCTCCATTGATGATCCGCGCGCGTTCAGGCCATATCGTGAACATCTCGTCATTGGCAGGCCACAACCCTCTCCCAAATGGAGCAGCCTATGCTGCCTCTAAGTGGGGACTCAACGGACTGACCTATTCACTTGCCGAAGAGTTGCGCCCCCACAATATTCGCGTCTCCGTCATCGCTCCCGGATCGGTCAATACCGGCTTCTCCCACAGCAACAAAGATCCAAACAAGAAGCTTCAACCCGAAGACGTCGCAAATGTAGTTGCGATGCTGGTCACGCAGGCTCCGCAATCCTTTGTCAGCGAAGTCTTGATGCGCCCTACTCAGAAGCCTTGA
- a CDS encoding lipocalin-like domain-containing protein, with translation MMIRCLPLLAAFVVIGPLAAPAQVSSVVGTWVLTAADKQLPDGSRVHDYGDHPHGLVIFTNDGYYSVQIYRSERLKFSSGNKLKGTPEEYKDASLGASVHFGRYTVDPDKHTITFRTDRSAFPNWDDTTRVTPYELKGDELSWKVPARPDGSIPITILRRAR, from the coding sequence ATGATGATTCGATGCCTTCCTCTTCTTGCTGCTTTCGTGGTGATAGGGCCACTTGCGGCCCCAGCCCAGGTATCGTCTGTTGTAGGGACGTGGGTTCTCACCGCAGCCGATAAACAGCTCCCAGACGGAAGCCGTGTCCACGACTACGGCGACCATCCTCATGGGCTCGTGATCTTTACGAATGATGGATACTATTCCGTCCAGATCTACCGGTCAGAGCGGTTGAAGTTTTCCTCTGGTAACAAACTCAAAGGAACGCCGGAGGAGTATAAGGACGCCTCGCTTGGTGCAAGCGTTCACTTCGGCCGCTACACGGTCGATCCTGACAAACATACCATCACCTTTCGTACCGATCGCTCTGCTTTTCCTAATTGGGACGATACGACCCGGGTGACCCCGTATGAGTTGAAAGGCGATGAGCTTTCCTGGAAGGTTCCCGCACGCCCGGATGGTTCGATCCCGATCACGATCCTACGACGCGCGCGATAG
- a CDS encoding LysR family transcriptional regulator, whose protein sequence is MRINLDLDTLRTLCVAHDLGSLAQAAERLGRTPSAISLQMKRLQEELGAPLFRKRGRGLALTEAGEVALSYARRILSLNDELMDTMQGAKMAGHIRIGCPQDFAAILPPVLSHFSSLYPLMQIELRIEGNAALADAIEKTEIDLAVVIGHEDRAAASVVGKLDVVWIASSTFVRPRDQPLPLAVLGPQCVFRKCAIQHLEATDIPYRIAANSPSLDGLWAALLGGLGITARTGLNLPDGLVSAGSLYGLPLLEGMPVTLHRNVRSDGVAVDRMRTLLVDALGLALASRAKASRVTDISTRRRKSINSAQQ, encoded by the coding sequence ATGCGAATCAATCTCGATCTGGATACATTGCGTACGCTTTGCGTCGCGCATGACCTTGGCAGTCTGGCGCAGGCGGCGGAACGTCTTGGCCGTACTCCTTCAGCTATCAGTTTGCAGATGAAGCGGCTGCAGGAGGAGCTGGGTGCTCCGCTGTTTCGTAAGCGCGGACGTGGTTTGGCTCTGACTGAAGCTGGAGAGGTTGCCCTTAGCTATGCTCGCCGTATCCTTTCGCTGAACGACGAATTGATGGACACGATGCAGGGAGCAAAGATGGCGGGCCATATTCGTATAGGCTGCCCGCAGGATTTTGCTGCGATCCTTCCGCCTGTTCTGTCGCATTTTTCGTCGCTTTACCCGCTGATGCAGATCGAACTCCGCATTGAAGGCAATGCTGCGTTAGCAGATGCGATTGAGAAGACGGAGATCGATCTTGCGGTTGTGATTGGTCATGAAGATCGTGCTGCGGCCAGCGTGGTTGGGAAACTGGATGTGGTCTGGATTGCCTCGTCCACGTTTGTTCGGCCACGGGATCAGCCATTACCGCTTGCCGTGCTTGGTCCGCAATGCGTTTTTCGCAAATGCGCGATCCAGCATCTGGAAGCGACGGATATTCCGTATCGTATCGCTGCGAACAGCCCCAGTTTGGATGGTCTATGGGCAGCGCTGCTCGGAGGTCTTGGCATCACGGCACGCACAGGGCTTAACCTTCCTGATGGTCTAGTGTCAGCTGGTTCGCTCTACGGTCTACCGCTGCTCGAAGGTATGCCTGTTACATTGCATCGGAATGTACGCTCCGATGGTGTTGCTGTAGATCGCATGAGGACCCTTCTTGTCGATGCACTTGGGCTTGCTCTTGCATCGCGAGCCAAGGCTTCTCGTGTCACCGACATAAGTACTCGCCGCAGGAAAAGCATAAATTCGGCTCAACAATAG